In Bradyrhizobium sp. WBOS07, the genomic window TGATTTTTAAGCTGGAATTGGTTCGGCATTACCGAAAAACAACTCGACTTTAACGATGTTCCCTCAGAAAGACTTCACCTGAGCCGGGTAAAAGTACGCGCCAAACAGGACGCGCGTACAAACACCAATGCAGTTCGCAAGCCAGAGCGGAGAACCTGAGCCAGCGTCGCCGAGGATTTCGGCCGCGCTGATCGATTCGCTGTTCGAAACGCCAGCTCCCTTGCTGACGGGGCTTGTCTTCGGCGTCGTTGCGGCGGCCGCGACCGCGCTGAAGACGGGAGAACCTTTGATCTGGGCGTGTGTGGCGCTCCTGATCCTCGCCGGCGCTATCCGGGCGTTCGACTTGCGGCGGTACCAGATGCGCAAGTCGACGCTGACCACCGACGAAGCGGCGCGATGGAAGAACCGGCATCAGATCGGGGCGATGATCCAGGCCGCCGCCGTCGGCATCTGGAGCACCACCACGCTGTTGGTCAGCGACGATGCCGTCGCCCATATGATCTCTCTCTCCACGACCACGGGCTTCGTGGCGGGTGGTGCAGGCCGGGCGTACGGACGGCAATGGATATACCAGCTGCAGGCTACGCTTTGCTTCGGTTCGACGGTGGTCGCGCTGGCGTGGCGTGGCACGCCCTATTACATCGTCATGTCGGTCCTGTGCGCCGCGTTTCTGGTGGCCGTCATACAAATCTCGGCCAATCTGCACAGGATATTCATGCGGGCGCTCGTGGCGCGCGAACGCGAAGCGGCCCTGGCGGGCCAGTTCGACAGCGCGTTGAACAACATGCCCCATGGCCTGTGCATGTTCCGTGTCGACGGTCAGCTTGCGGTGATGAATCATCGTTTCAGCGAAATGATGAATTTGCCCGACGATCTCGTCCAGCGCGGCCCCAATGCGTCTGAAATCATCGCGGCTTGCGTCAGCGGCGGCTCCATCTCGGCCGAGAACGGCAACCTGATCCTCCGGGAGATCGAGGACGGACGGGTCCGCGAGCTCCTGACCTCGGATCCGGATATCGCGCGTGGGCGCGCGCTGTCGTGGACCTTCCAGCCAATGGCCGATGGCGGCACGGTCATGCTGATCGAGGACATCACCGAGCGTAAGAACGCCGAGGCGAGGATCACCCATCTTGCCCGCTACGACGAGCTCACGGCCTTGCCCAACCGGGTCAGCTTCCACGACGAGATCGAGCGGCTGCTGGCGAATTCGCATCATGCCGAGCGCCTCTCCGCACTTCTGTTCGTCGACCTCGACCAGTTCAAGCAGGTCAACGACACGCTTGGCCATCCCTGCGGCGACCAGCTGTTGTGCGCGGTTGCCAATCGCCTGCGCGAGATGCTGCGGCCCGACGATTTCGTCGCCCGCTTCGGCGGCGACGAATTCGTCGTGTTCCAGCAGAACATCTCTTCGCCGGAGGACGCCGCCAGCCTCGCCCGCCGCATCGTCGAGCGCCTCAGCGAGCGCTATCGCATCGACAATCACCTCGTCGAGATCGGCGCCAGCGTCGGCATTGCGCTGACCTCGCCGGACGGCAGCGCCAGCGCCGACACGCTGCTCAAGAACGCCGACATGGCGCTGTACCGGGCCAAGGCCGACGGCCGCGGCACCTTCTGCTTCTTCCGCGACGAGATGGCGGCGACCGTCGAGGCCCGCCGCATCCTGGAGCTGGACTTGCGCAAGGCGCTCGCCAACGAGGAATTCGAGCTGTTCTATCAGCCGCTGGTCAACCTCAAGACCGGCAAGATCACCACCTGCGAGGCGCTGCTGCGCTGGAACCATCCGGTGCGCGGCACGGTCTCGCCGGTCGACATCATCCCGGTCGCCGAGGACATGGGCCTGATCGTCGATCTCGGCCGCTGGATTCTACGGCGGGCCTGCATGGAGTGCATGAAGTGGCCGGACGGCGTTAGCGTCGCGGTCAACTTCTCGCCTCAGCAATTCCACCAGCGCGACGTGCTAAGCGAGATCCGCTATGCGCTTGAAGTCTCGGGCCTGCCGACGCATCGGCTGGAGATCGAGATCACCGAGTCCTCGCTGCTGCGCAACACCCAGCTCACGCACGACATCCTCTCGCAGCTTCATGCGCTCGGCGTGCGCATCTCGCTCGACGATTTCGGCACCGGCTATTCCAGCCTGAGCTATCTGCACAATTTCCCGATGCAGAAGGTGAAGATCGACCGCTCCTTCCTCGAAGGCATCGATACCGATCGGCCCCTGACGCTGTTGCGCGGGGTGGCGCGGCTGGCCGCCGATCTCGGCATGTCGGTGGTGGTCGAAGGCATCGAGACCAACGAGCAGCTCGAGCTGATCAGCGCCGACGGCACCATCACCGAAGGGCAGGGCTATCTTTTCAGCCGGCCGGTGCCCGCCATTCGGGTTCGGCAATTGCTGAATGCCTCGCACGGCCGCCGCTCGCCCGACGATCAGCTGACCATCGCCTCGCGATCGATCGCCTGACACCTCCGTAAAACTGCGGGAAATCCCTGATTTTCGGCGACCGGCAGGGTTAACCCTAACCCGGTGCTTCAATTGCACCGGCGTTAAGAAGGTGTTAATCCTATTCCACCCGCGAGGGTTGTTTGTCAGTCGAGGAATGTTGGATGAAGCCCGAAGCCGAACCGCGCGCTTCGCTCTCTGTGCGGGGGGGAGCGCTGTTCGACCGCGTCGACTACCGATCCATCGAGACTCCTGAGGAGAAAGATCAGCTCTATCAGATGCGCTATCGGGCCTATACGCGTGGCGGATTGATTCCGCCGTCGGAGTCCGAGCGCTACAGCGATAGCTACGACGATGCACCCAATGCCCGGATCTTCGGAGTGTATGTCGACGGAGAGCTCTGCAGCTCTATCCGTCTTCACGTGCTGACGTCAGAACAGCGGGCGTCCTGCACCACCGACTTGTTCGGCGACGTTCTTCACCCCCGCCTCGATCGCGGCGAAGTCTTCATCGATCCGGCCCGCTTCGTCGCAAGCCCGGAAAAAGCCAAGTGTTTTCCGGAGCTGCCTTATGTGACGGTGCGGCTCGTCTTCCTGGCCTGCGAGCATTTCAATGCCGATACCGGGCTCGCGCTCGTCCGTCCCGCGCACGAGGCGTTCTATCGGCGCGTCTTTCTCAACGAGACCATCGCAGAACCGCGCTTGTTCCCGAATGCCTTGGCAAAGGTCGCGTTGATGGCGTCCGACTTCCGCGCCGTGCGGGAAAGAGTGTTAACGCGTTTTCCGATCATGCGCTCGAGTGCCTTCGAGCGACGCATGCTGTTTGGGCCCAGCAGTGCGTCATCGCTGAGCGGCGTCTCGCCCAAACTGGCCTCCGAACGTCCAAAGCTGGTCGTCTATTCCTGAGAGCCGTCGGGGCCTGCCCTCGAACCGAGCTGCCGTCCAGCGCCAGGCCCGGACCGGGCTTATTTTGGCCGGTTTCGCCGGTTCGGACGCTTGCCTTCACCCTCGCGCCACATTTACAACCCATTAACCATGACGGGTGCTTTTCGCCGGTTGGGGGCATTTGATCGGCTGAGGCAAGGTTCCGTCAAGGTTGACGGAACGTTCGCTTAACCAACCCCCTGTAGACCGGACAGCAGTGGACTAACGTGAGCGTGGAGGCTCCGGAATGAAACATCCTATGCGTATCCTCCAGGGATTGAAGCTGGTCGCGGTGCTCGCCGTCGCGCTGTCGATGGGCGCCTGCGCCAACAAGAATGCCGCGACGGATGCGATGGCCAATGCGGCGACGCCCGGCAGCCAGCAGGATTTCGTCGTTAACGTCGGCGACCGCGTGTTCTTCGAAAGCGACCAGACCGATCTGACGCCGCAGGCGATCGTGACCCTGGAGAAGCAGGCGCAGTGGCTCCAGACCTATCCGCGCTACAGCTTCACCGTCGAAGGTCATGCCGACGAGCGTGGCACCCGCGAATACAACATCGCGCTCGGCGCCCGCCGTGCCCAGTCGGTGCGTTCGTTCCTCGCCTCGCGCGGCATCGATCCGAACCGCATGCGCACGATCTCCTACGGCAAGGAGCGGCCGGTCGCCGTCTGTAACGACATCTCGTGCTGGTCGCAGAACCGTCGCGCCGTCACCGTGCTGAACGCGAGCTCCTGACGCCGAGATCCTGACGGTCGGTCAGGCGCCGTTCATCTTCAGAAACCGATTATGCCGGCGCCCTCTCGGGCGCCGGTTTCGTATCAGCAATCCGTGACCTAAAACCTCTTGGTGG contains:
- the pal gene encoding peptidoglycan-associated lipoprotein Pal encodes the protein MKHPMRILQGLKLVAVLAVALSMGACANKNAATDAMANAATPGSQQDFVVNVGDRVFFESDQTDLTPQAIVTLEKQAQWLQTYPRYSFTVEGHADERGTREYNIALGARRAQSVRSFLASRGIDPNRMRTISYGKERPVAVCNDISCWSQNRRAVTVLNASS
- a CDS encoding bifunctional diguanylate cyclase/phosphodiesterase; its protein translation is MQFASQSGEPEPASPRISAALIDSLFETPAPLLTGLVFGVVAAAATALKTGEPLIWACVALLILAGAIRAFDLRRYQMRKSTLTTDEAARWKNRHQIGAMIQAAAVGIWSTTTLLVSDDAVAHMISLSTTTGFVAGGAGRAYGRQWIYQLQATLCFGSTVVALAWRGTPYYIVMSVLCAAFLVAVIQISANLHRIFMRALVAREREAALAGQFDSALNNMPHGLCMFRVDGQLAVMNHRFSEMMNLPDDLVQRGPNASEIIAACVSGGSISAENGNLILREIEDGRVRELLTSDPDIARGRALSWTFQPMADGGTVMLIEDITERKNAEARITHLARYDELTALPNRVSFHDEIERLLANSHHAERLSALLFVDLDQFKQVNDTLGHPCGDQLLCAVANRLREMLRPDDFVARFGGDEFVVFQQNISSPEDAASLARRIVERLSERYRIDNHLVEIGASVGIALTSPDGSASADTLLKNADMALYRAKADGRGTFCFFRDEMAATVEARRILELDLRKALANEEFELFYQPLVNLKTGKITTCEALLRWNHPVRGTVSPVDIIPVAEDMGLIVDLGRWILRRACMECMKWPDGVSVAVNFSPQQFHQRDVLSEIRYALEVSGLPTHRLEIEITESSLLRNTQLTHDILSQLHALGVRISLDDFGTGYSSLSYLHNFPMQKVKIDRSFLEGIDTDRPLTLLRGVARLAADLGMSVVVEGIETNEQLELISADGTITEGQGYLFSRPVPAIRVRQLLNASHGRRSPDDQLTIASRSIA